One Pseudomonas entomophila genomic window carries:
- a CDS encoding TnsA endonuclease N-terminal domain-containing protein: MRFNYRVETVIAQPVSVDFVDSLGRAQTYTPDFLVYYHQGDAKPEEYLKPMLVEVKPAYDWRNNWRAWRVKWKAARRHARQEGWTFSIYDESRIRDQALENIVFLERFERYTFDQEDIDMVLNTLKGMGIAPVHYLLARHFNGIYRGRGVALLWHMVAVGLVQCDINEPLNDYLELWVMTP, encoded by the coding sequence ATGCGGTTTAACTATCGGGTTGAGACGGTGATTGCCCAGCCCGTCTCCGTGGACTTCGTCGATTCTCTTGGCCGTGCGCAGACTTACACGCCGGACTTCCTCGTCTACTACCACCAAGGAGACGCCAAGCCTGAGGAGTACCTCAAACCAATGCTCGTCGAGGTGAAGCCTGCTTATGACTGGCGTAACAACTGGCGTGCGTGGCGCGTAAAATGGAAAGCTGCACGTCGGCATGCGCGACAGGAGGGCTGGACGTTCAGCATCTATGACGAGTCTCGGATTCGGGACCAGGCGCTGGAAAATATCGTGTTTTTGGAGCGGTTCGAGCGTTACACCTTCGACCAAGAGGACATTGATATGGTGCTCAACACCCTCAAAGGCATGGGGATAGCGCCAGTCCACTATCTCTTGGCCCGTCACTTCAACGGTATCTACAGAGGGCGCGGGGTAGCGCTGCTCTGGCACATGGTTGCTGTAGGCTTGGTTCAGTGCGACATCAACGAGCCGTTGAATGACTACCTCGAGCTGTGGGTGATGACGCCATGA
- a CDS encoding Mu transposase C-terminal domain-containing protein, whose translation MSIYETDSDEHLEPFEPSRARVPIEVGAMVRREKDVFRIVQILDFQTVIGLEVETGKCSSLRVPDLKAVEQEKVEGLYVNYDVSTISSDEWAIAQQRFSAIQPFVNDSIIQRDSVEARAKEVGVDTATLYRWLKRYRNWHEVLALVPRKRGWKAGSSRLTTQADKLISNVIDEFYLNESRKSVQSTIKEIVERAKEIGIEPPGASAIRARIKNIPEKIVLRRRGYADKARNRHTPSVGQFPGADYPLAYVQIDHTPIDLIIVDDRHRKPIGRLWLTLAIDVYSRMITGYYLALEDPSAISVGMCLAHSILPKENWLLLHKVEGEWPVWGFPRVVHSDNGADFKAEDIRHSCLNHNIETNFRPKKNPKYGGRIERLLGTFMRMLHELPGTTFSNTAEREGYDSEKRAAMTMDEFERWLVITIILYHNTYHSALYMSPARQWHLGFFGNRELDPLVCIPPRPADPHTLQLDFMPMYERTVQAYGVQIDVFYYSDALRHWINTKDPETGLARKFVFRRDPRDISVIWFYDPVLKQYFRVPVANQAFPAATVWEYRAAKQQAVDEGRTNIDEALISSLILERRALVEQSIKDTKKARRDAQKLKVHAKNKTPAQPDRPFSKPVPPPAMPVLEGLLLGDVEFDGDIQ comes from the coding sequence ATGAGCATCTACGAGACTGACAGCGACGAGCACCTGGAGCCGTTTGAGCCCTCTCGGGCCCGTGTGCCGATTGAGGTTGGCGCGATGGTTCGCCGGGAAAAAGATGTTTTCCGCATAGTCCAGATTCTGGATTTCCAAACGGTGATCGGCCTTGAGGTCGAAACGGGCAAATGCTCATCCCTGCGGGTGCCCGACCTCAAGGCGGTCGAGCAAGAAAAGGTTGAAGGTCTCTACGTTAACTACGATGTCTCCACTATCAGTTCTGATGAGTGGGCGATTGCTCAACAACGGTTCTCTGCGATCCAACCATTCGTCAACGACTCGATAATTCAGCGTGATAGCGTCGAAGCACGCGCAAAGGAAGTCGGTGTCGACACCGCAACGCTCTATCGTTGGCTCAAGCGTTATCGCAATTGGCACGAAGTGCTGGCACTGGTGCCGCGGAAAAGAGGATGGAAGGCGGGCAGCAGCCGTCTGACTACTCAGGCTGACAAGCTGATCAGCAATGTAATCGATGAGTTCTATTTGAACGAAAGCCGAAAGTCCGTGCAATCCACTATCAAGGAGATCGTGGAGCGAGCCAAGGAGATAGGCATAGAGCCTCCAGGCGCGTCGGCTATTCGGGCAAGAATCAAGAACATTCCAGAGAAGATTGTTCTGCGCCGGCGTGGTTACGCAGACAAGGCTCGAAACCGCCATACGCCTTCGGTAGGCCAGTTCCCGGGCGCAGATTACCCATTAGCGTATGTGCAGATTGACCATACCCCGATCGATCTGATCATCGTGGATGATCGGCACCGGAAGCCTATCGGACGGCTTTGGCTGACTCTGGCGATCGATGTCTACTCGCGGATGATCACTGGCTACTACCTCGCTCTGGAGGATCCTTCGGCCATTTCCGTAGGTATGTGCTTGGCGCACTCCATACTGCCGAAAGAGAATTGGCTTCTACTGCATAAGGTCGAGGGTGAGTGGCCCGTCTGGGGTTTCCCACGCGTCGTTCACTCGGACAACGGGGCCGATTTCAAAGCTGAAGACATTCGGCACTCATGCTTGAACCACAACATTGAGACCAATTTCCGGCCAAAGAAGAATCCAAAATATGGTGGGCGTATCGAGCGCCTGTTGGGCACGTTCATGAGAATGTTGCATGAGCTACCTGGTACCACCTTCAGCAACACTGCCGAGCGTGAGGGTTACGATTCAGAAAAGCGTGCTGCAATGACGATGGATGAGTTCGAGCGCTGGTTGGTGATCACCATCATCCTTTACCACAACACCTACCATTCCGCCCTGTACATGAGCCCGGCTCGCCAATGGCACTTGGGCTTCTTTGGTAACCGAGAGCTGGATCCGTTGGTTTGCATACCGCCTCGGCCTGCTGACCCACACACGTTACAGCTGGACTTCATGCCGATGTATGAGCGCACTGTCCAGGCCTACGGTGTGCAGATTGACGTGTTCTATTACTCCGACGCCTTGCGGCACTGGATCAACACCAAAGATCCTGAGACCGGGCTGGCGCGGAAATTTGTGTTTAGGCGTGATCCCAGGGACATCAGTGTCATCTGGTTCTACGATCCCGTTCTTAAGCAATACTTCCGCGTGCCGGTAGCGAACCAGGCTTTCCCTGCGGCGACGGTGTGGGAGTATCGAGCGGCTAAGCAGCAGGCGGTAGACGAGGGGCGTACGAACATAGATGAAGCCCTTATCAGTAGCCTTATCCTCGAGCGGAGGGCGTTGGTCGAGCAGTCCATCAAAGACACTAAAAAGGCCCGGCGCGATGCTCAGAAACTCAAGGTGCATGCCAAGAACAAAACGCCTGCGCAGCCGGATAGGCCGTTTTCGAAACCTGTACCACCGCCAGCGATGCCCGTTCTAGAGGGACTGTTGCTTGGCGATGTTGAATTTGATGGTGATATCCAATGA
- a CDS encoding IS3 family transposase (programmed frameshift), with amino-acid sequence MSKYTERFKLTAITTYLEGLNGFRKVAQHFGIDVSLLRRWVASHQAHSSVAPKPKSLRYSDDFKQQVVRHMREHRLSMRQTAAHFGLGQSSRIGIWEQQYYSGHPTPEQPKKPTAVPKNIKPVKPTDAHDADKPREQLLAELEYLRMENAVLKGVKGLEGVKRAKSDEKALIVAKLKDRFPLACLLALVELARSTFYYQVKIQQKPDKDAALKELVQRVYHEEKGLYGYRRVALSIRRQGTVVNKKVVERLMAGMGLQSVVRRKKYRSYRGIVGKIAANLLERNFIAQRPNQKWVTDVTEFKVAQQKFYLSPVMDLYNGEIVAYETASRPSYSLVGSMLDKALGCLGDEPKLVIHSDQGWHYQQAQYRDTLKRHGVKQSMSRKGNCLDNAAMESFFGTLKSEFFYLKRFESVEELKAGLDEYIRYYNHDRIRLKLDGLSPVEYRAQAAS; translated from the exons ATGAGCAAATACACCGAGCGCTTCAAGCTCACAGCCATCACCACCTACCTTGAAGGCCTCAATGGCTTCAGGAAGGTGGCGCAGCATTTTGGTATCGATGTCAGTCTGCTGCGGCGATGGGTCGCCAGTCACCAGGCGCACTCCAGCGTTGCGCCTAAGCCAAAGAGCCTTCGTTACAGTGATGACTTCAAGCAGCAAGTAGTGCGGCACATGCGCGAGCATCGGCTCTCGATGCGCCAAACTGCAGCGCATTTTGGCCTTGGCCAGTCTTCGCGAATAGGCATTTGGGAGCAGCAGTACTACAGTGGTCATCCCACACCTGAGCAACCCAAAAAGCCGACTGCCGTGCCGAAGAACATCAAGCCTGTAAAGCCAACCGACGCCCATGATGCGGACAAACCTCGCGAGCAATTGCTGGCTGAACTCGAATATCTACGTATGGAGAATGCTGTCCTAAAGG GAGTTAAAGGCCTTGAGGGAGTCAAAAGAGCGAAGTCAGACGAAAAAGCGCTGATCGTCGCCAAGCTCAAGGATCGATTCCCCTTGGCGTGCCTCCTGGCGCTGGTTGAGTTGGCTCGCAGCACCTTCTACTACCAAGTGAAAATCCAGCAAAAGCCGGACAAGGATGCTGCGCTCAAAGAGTTGGTTCAGCGCGTCTATCACGAGGAAAAGGGGCTGTATGGCTACCGCCGTGTTGCGCTTTCGATCAGGCGCCAAGGGACAGTGGTCAACAAGAAGGTCGTGGAGCGACTGATGGCTGGAATGGGGCTGCAATCGGTTGTGCGCCGCAAGAAATATCGGTCGTACCGCGGAATTGTCGGCAAGATCGCGGCGAACCTGTTGGAGCGAAATTTTATCGCCCAGCGCCCGAATCAGAAGTGGGTGACTGACGTGACCGAGTTCAAAGTGGCCCAGCAGAAGTTCTACCTCTCGCCAGTGATGGATCTATACAACGGCGAGATTGTGGCCTACGAGACGGCCAGCCGCCCCAGCTACAGCTTGGTTGGAAGCATGCTGGATAAGGCGCTGGGCTGTTTGGGCGATGAGCCAAAGCTGGTAATCCACTCTGATCAAGGGTGGCACTACCAGCAGGCTCAATACCGCGACACGCTTAAGCGTCACGGTGTGAAGCAGAGCATGTCGCGTAAAGGCAATTGCCTGGACAACGCGGCAATGGAAAGCTTTTTCGGCACGCTCAAGTCAGAGTTTTTCTATCTGAAGCGGTTCGAAAGCGTGGAAGAATTGAAAGCAGGCCTGGACGAATACATCCGCTACTACAACCACGACCGTATCAGACTGAAGCTGGACGGCCTAAGCCCTGTTGAGTACAGGGCCCAGGCTGCTAGCTGA
- a CDS encoding ATP-binding protein: MASISIADSGSRPQPGEITLAHHGVLFLDELPEFERRVLEVLREPLESGEIVVARAKDRVRFPARFQLVAAMNPCPCGYFGDPTGRCRCSPEQIQRYRNKLSGPLLDRIDLHLTVARESTVLNSQPSGETSANIARVVAEARELQQHRQGCANAFLDLKGLRRHCLLEPADQAWLETACERLTLSLRAAHRLLKVARTLADLEKAPSIARSHLAEALQYRPSA, from the coding sequence ATCGCATCTATTTCGATAGCCGACAGTGGCAGCCGGCCGCAGCCTGGCGAGATCACTCTGGCGCACCACGGCGTGTTGTTTCTCGATGAACTGCCGGAGTTCGAGCGACGTGTACTGGAGGTGCTGCGTGAGCCACTGGAATCAGGTGAGATCGTGGTCGCCAGGGCCAAGGACCGGGTGCGCTTTCCGGCGCGTTTCCAGCTGGTGGCGGCAATGAACCCATGTCCCTGCGGCTATTTCGGCGACCCTACCGGCCGCTGCCGTTGCAGCCCCGAACAGATCCAGCGCTATCGCAACAAGCTCTCCGGCCCCCTGCTCGATCGTATCGACCTGCACCTGACCGTGGCACGGGAAAGCACCGTGCTGAACAGCCAACCCAGCGGCGAGACCAGCGCCAACATCGCCCGCGTGGTAGCAGAGGCCCGCGAGCTGCAGCAGCACCGGCAGGGCTGTGCCAATGCTTTTCTCGACCTCAAGGGCCTGCGCAGGCACTGCCTGTTGGAGCCGGCCGATCAGGCGTGGCTGGAGACGGCCTGCGAGCGATTGACCCTATCGTTGCGAGCAGCGCACCGGCTGCTGAAGGTCGCACGCACGCTGGCAGACCTGGAGAAGGCGCCCTCCATCGCCAGATCGCACCTGGCAGAAGCGTTGCAGTACCGGCCCAGCGCCTGA
- a CDS encoding TniB family NTP-binding protein has translation MTDYAHLHTDFRPVLHLSDRERILFMGEPRWIAYKSAVKILDTLGSLLDAPKRPRMPNLLLVGDSNNGKTTLIHQFVKTHGQGYVNEESEPVRPIILAESPPLADEKELYVAILEQMWMPYRSTDPKIKLRYQVIHALRELKVRMLIIDEIHSMLTGSAIKQREVMNALKLLCNTLMIPIVGVGTPDAVQILHIDPQHASRFDTVKLETWKLDADFQRLLKAFELVLPLKKPSKLFEPQLAQLLHSISGGNTGDLHGLLVECAKEAITSGKECIDRQLIESKSWKRPTRGIRELIV, from the coding sequence ATGACGGACTATGCCCACCTACATACAGACTTTCGGCCGGTTTTGCATTTATCAGATCGCGAGCGGATCCTCTTCATGGGCGAGCCGCGGTGGATCGCCTACAAGTCGGCAGTGAAGATTCTGGATACCCTGGGTTCACTGCTCGATGCTCCCAAGCGCCCCCGAATGCCAAATCTGTTGCTGGTAGGGGACTCCAACAATGGGAAGACAACTCTGATCCACCAGTTCGTAAAAACTCACGGACAGGGCTACGTCAACGAAGAAAGTGAGCCTGTAAGACCCATTATTTTGGCCGAGTCGCCCCCGTTGGCCGACGAGAAAGAGTTGTACGTGGCGATTTTGGAGCAGATGTGGATGCCCTATCGGAGTACTGATCCCAAGATCAAACTCAGGTACCAGGTGATTCACGCACTGCGCGAGTTGAAGGTCAGGATGCTGATCATCGACGAGATTCACTCGATGCTCACAGGGTCGGCCATTAAGCAGAGGGAGGTTATGAACGCTCTGAAGCTCTTGTGTAACACGCTGATGATCCCAATCGTCGGCGTCGGTACTCCAGACGCTGTTCAGATTCTCCACATCGACCCTCAACACGCGAGCCGTTTCGACACCGTCAAGCTTGAGACCTGGAAACTGGACGCCGATTTTCAGCGGTTACTGAAGGCTTTCGAACTGGTGCTTCCGTTGAAGAAACCGTCCAAGCTGTTTGAGCCTCAACTGGCTCAACTCCTTCACTCCATCTCTGGTGGTAACACCGGCGACCTACATGGCCTTTTGGTAGAGTGTGCAAAGGAAGCAATCACGTCCGGTAAGGAATGCATCGACCGACAGCTCATCGAGAGTAAGTCGTGGAAGCGTCCTACACGTGGCATCCGGGAGCTCATTGTCTAA
- a CDS encoding TniQ family protein — MEASYTWHPGAHCLNPRWPLTPQLLPDELFSSWLVRTALLHGCTPGTLTNHAWPGSRIWSIDIDRTCDETRLANLAHLTGISVERLIASTLLPVSRSLHPQPFLRTSSLWPWIMVLGCRHQVHAGGLQCCPECMAGSTPHYSVHDRFAWHTCCPLHRVLLVDRCPHCSSALQPGLLDQSGSIFKCHHCEARLNSAASFPCSKDALAFQAFADGLYGQSTMFGGDRLSFADWMFVARVIIGLLLGVARHPTSSTRLFCELMQVDAAACQPSSLGLPLEYLSPAERSALMGQTWVIMQAGPERFVECALRAVLPCSALPLPAREAPQVLNQMASALSCSSRCPRHKKEQNHIRRPLGVLRMWLRLQRRIRRDGLH, encoded by the coding sequence GTGGAAGCGTCCTACACGTGGCATCCGGGAGCTCATTGTCTAAATCCCAGATGGCCGCTGACCCCGCAGTTGTTGCCTGACGAGCTGTTCTCCTCGTGGTTAGTGAGAACAGCGTTGTTGCATGGCTGCACGCCTGGAACGCTCACTAATCACGCTTGGCCAGGGTCTCGAATCTGGTCCATTGACATAGACCGAACTTGCGACGAAACACGCCTCGCGAATTTGGCTCATTTGACAGGCATCAGTGTCGAGAGATTGATCGCCAGCACCCTGCTTCCGGTGTCCCGGTCCCTCCATCCTCAACCTTTTCTGCGTACCAGTAGCTTGTGGCCATGGATCATGGTTCTGGGCTGCCGGCACCAAGTTCATGCTGGTGGTCTTCAGTGCTGTCCGGAATGCATGGCGGGGTCGACGCCTCACTATTCAGTTCATGATCGATTCGCATGGCATACCTGCTGTCCGCTTCATCGCGTACTGCTGGTTGACCGCTGTCCTCATTGCTCCTCGGCGCTGCAACCTGGTTTGCTGGATCAGAGCGGTAGCATCTTCAAATGTCACCATTGTGAGGCGCGCCTGAATTCCGCAGCTTCATTTCCTTGCTCGAAAGATGCGTTGGCGTTCCAGGCGTTTGCAGATGGGCTTTATGGGCAAAGTACAATGTTCGGCGGGGATAGGTTGAGCTTCGCAGACTGGATGTTCGTAGCTCGTGTGATCATCGGCCTGCTTTTAGGTGTGGCGCGACATCCCACGTCCTCGACTCGACTCTTCTGTGAACTGATGCAGGTCGACGCGGCTGCATGCCAGCCATCCTCCTTGGGGCTACCTCTCGAGTATCTGAGCCCGGCCGAGCGCTCAGCTCTAATGGGGCAGACGTGGGTGATAATGCAAGCCGGACCAGAACGCTTCGTCGAGTGTGCGCTGCGCGCTGTTCTTCCCTGTTCAGCCCTCCCTTTGCCCGCTCGAGAAGCCCCGCAAGTTTTGAATCAGATGGCTTCGGCTTTAAGCTGTAGCTCACGGTGCCCAAGGCACAAGAAAGAGCAGAATCACATCCGCCGTCCTCTGGGCGTCTTGAGGATGTGGTTGCGACTGCAGAGAAGGATTCGCAGAGATGGTCTCCACTGA